One window of the Pseudarthrobacter sp. ATCC 49987 genome contains the following:
- a CDS encoding tRNA (adenine-N1)-methyltransferase, with product MSSDTAASTSPDDAGTSDGAAVTNAAVSHTAPANGTARAAVAPVGAARRRGPFREGERVQLTDERGRMNTISLEAGGAFHTHRGFLNHDEIIGKPDGSVVVNNVGQQYQTLRPLLSDFVLSMPRGAAVVYPKDAGQIVTMADIFPGARVVEAGVGSGALSISLLRAVGDNGYLHSFERREEFADIARGNVETIFGGPHPAWQISIGDFQEEVVRTEEPGSVDRVVLDMLAPWECLDAVATVLAPGGVWINYVATVTQLSRTAEAIRADGRFTEPDAWESMVRGWHLEGLAVRPDHRMVAHTGFLLVTRRLADGVTGISVKRRPSKTGFNEEDVNAWTPGAVGERAVSDKKLRRAARDAIAGTNVKDDPDITK from the coding sequence ATGAGCAGCGATACCGCCGCCAGCACCAGCCCGGACGACGCCGGAACCTCCGACGGCGCAGCCGTCACCAACGCAGCCGTCAGTCACACGGCCCCGGCGAACGGCACGGCACGTGCTGCCGTTGCCCCCGTCGGCGCAGCGCGCCGCCGTGGACCCTTCCGCGAAGGCGAACGCGTGCAGCTCACCGACGAGCGCGGCCGGATGAACACGATCAGCCTCGAAGCCGGCGGCGCCTTCCACACGCACCGCGGCTTCCTGAACCACGACGAGATCATCGGCAAGCCGGACGGCTCCGTGGTGGTCAACAACGTCGGCCAGCAGTACCAGACACTGCGCCCCCTGCTCTCGGACTTCGTTCTCTCGATGCCCCGCGGCGCAGCCGTCGTCTACCCCAAGGACGCCGGCCAGATCGTCACCATGGCGGACATCTTCCCGGGCGCCCGCGTCGTCGAAGCCGGCGTCGGCTCCGGCGCACTGTCCATCTCGCTGCTCCGCGCGGTGGGCGACAACGGCTACCTGCACTCCTTCGAGCGCCGCGAGGAATTCGCCGACATCGCCCGCGGCAACGTCGAGACGATCTTCGGCGGCCCGCACCCGGCCTGGCAGATCAGCATCGGCGACTTCCAGGAGGAAGTGGTCCGCACCGAGGAGCCCGGCTCCGTGGACCGCGTCGTCCTGGACATGCTCGCGCCGTGGGAATGCCTTGACGCCGTGGCCACGGTCCTGGCGCCGGGCGGCGTGTGGATCAACTATGTCGCCACTGTGACGCAGCTGTCCCGGACCGCCGAGGCTATCCGCGCTGACGGCCGCTTCACCGAACCCGACGCCTGGGAATCCATGGTCCGCGGCTGGCACCTCGAGGGCCTGGCGGTGCGTCCGGACCACAGGATGGTCGCGCACACCGGCTTCCTGCTCGTGACCCGGCGGCTGGCCGACGGCGTCACGGGCATCTCCGTGAAGCGACGCCCGTCCAAGACCGGCTTCAACGAAGAGGATGTCAACGCCTGGACGCCCGGTGCCGTGGGGGAGCGCGCCGTCTCGGACAAGAAGCTGCGCCGGGCCGCCCGGGATGCCATCGCCGGAACCAATGTCAAGGACGATCCGGACATTACGAAGTAG
- a CDS encoding site-2 protease family protein, giving the protein MTDTDTRGRSGQEPQKQGRKEGIPLGRISGIPVILAYSWFIIAAFTVILYGPVLQRNNPELGLGAYLVAFGYAVLLLVSVLVHELAHALTAKIFGWPSEKIVLNLWGGHTQFESFTASPGRSVLVAMAGPAANFVLAAAGWLLLTGSDLTGVAGILANIFVWANLLIGIFNVLPGLPLDGGRLVESAVWKLTGSQEKGTVAAGWGGRIIVIALVGWFVALPLLSGGRPDYSLIIITALVCSFLWMGATASIQQARLRGRLPLVEAGALAEPAVGLPEWATVAEVLALSPDPVTGAAPAVLLYRADGRPAAVVDGGAVATVPAAAAASTPLTAVSYALGAGAYVPEWSKGQELIQYLAQLDGLEYAVVDRDGTITGLLRQSAVLGALTGKVAGPGKRMFGQNR; this is encoded by the coding sequence ATGACTGACACCGACACCCGCGGCCGCAGCGGGCAGGAACCCCAGAAACAAGGACGCAAAGAGGGAATCCCGCTGGGACGCATCTCCGGCATCCCGGTGATCCTTGCCTATTCGTGGTTCATCATTGCGGCGTTCACGGTGATCCTGTACGGCCCGGTCCTGCAGAGGAACAACCCGGAACTGGGACTTGGCGCGTACCTTGTGGCTTTCGGCTACGCCGTCCTGCTGCTGGTCTCGGTCCTGGTGCACGAACTCGCGCATGCGCTGACCGCCAAGATCTTCGGCTGGCCCAGCGAAAAGATCGTCCTCAACCTCTGGGGCGGGCACACCCAGTTTGAGAGTTTCACCGCGTCTCCGGGACGTTCCGTCCTTGTCGCGATGGCGGGCCCGGCGGCGAACTTCGTCCTCGCCGCCGCCGGCTGGCTCCTGCTGACCGGCAGCGACCTCACCGGCGTCGCGGGCATCCTCGCTAACATTTTCGTCTGGGCCAACCTGCTGATCGGCATCTTCAACGTCCTGCCCGGGTTGCCGCTGGACGGCGGCCGGCTGGTCGAATCCGCCGTCTGGAAACTGACGGGAAGCCAGGAAAAGGGCACCGTGGCGGCCGGCTGGGGCGGGCGAATTATCGTGATCGCCCTCGTGGGCTGGTTCGTGGCCCTGCCCCTGCTCAGCGGCGGCCGGCCCGACTACTCGCTGATCATCATCACCGCCCTGGTTTGCAGCTTCCTGTGGATGGGCGCCACCGCCTCGATTCAACAGGCGCGGCTGCGGGGCCGGCTGCCCCTCGTGGAAGCCGGCGCGCTGGCCGAACCGGCCGTGGGCCTCCCGGAATGGGCCACTGTCGCCGAAGTGCTGGCGCTGTCCCCGGACCCCGTCACCGGTGCGGCTCCCGCCGTCCTGCTGTATCGTGCGGACGGGCGCCCGGCTGCCGTGGTCGACGGCGGGGCCGTGGCCACAGTCCCGGCGGCCGCCGCCGCCTCCACGCCCCTCACGGCCGTTTCCTACGCCCTCGGCGCGGGCGCCTATGTGCCCGAGTGGTCCAAGGGACAAGAGCTCATCCAGTACCTGGCCCAACTCGACGGCCTCGAATACGCCGTCGTGGACCGTGACGGAACCATCACCGGACTGCTCCGGCAATCCGCGGTCCTGGGCGCCCTCACCGGCAAGGTCGCCGGCCCCGGCAAGCGGATGTTCGGCCAAAACCGGTAG
- a CDS encoding HAD family hydrolase, protein MQSSASQPLLKAALWDMDGTIVDTEPYWIEAEHALVEAHGGQWSHEKAMQLVGQSLVFSAGILQDAGVTLERREIIDILTARVISQVRTSVPWRPGARELLDELHTAGVRCVLVTMSEAPLAREIVASLPKPYFDFLVTGDTVTQGKPHPEAYLKAVELLQGQDPELGLHHCIALEDSGPGVAAAVASGVLTVAIPHIMPLPHDPRHAVWDTLAGRTVSDLEELVALRHEFPDATFGLERGTAKVPVHD, encoded by the coding sequence ATGCAATCCTCAGCTTCCCAGCCCCTTCTCAAAGCCGCGCTCTGGGACATGGACGGCACCATCGTTGACACCGAGCCGTACTGGATTGAGGCCGAACACGCCCTGGTTGAAGCGCACGGCGGGCAGTGGTCCCATGAGAAGGCCATGCAGCTGGTTGGCCAGTCCCTGGTCTTCTCCGCGGGCATTCTGCAGGACGCCGGCGTGACGCTGGAACGCCGGGAGATCATCGACATCCTCACGGCCCGTGTCATCAGCCAGGTGCGCACGTCCGTGCCCTGGCGGCCCGGCGCCCGCGAACTGCTCGACGAACTGCACACCGCGGGCGTCCGCTGCGTCCTCGTGACGATGTCGGAGGCACCGCTGGCCCGGGAGATCGTGGCCAGCCTGCCCAAGCCGTACTTCGACTTCCTGGTCACCGGCGACACCGTCACGCAGGGCAAGCCGCACCCCGAGGCCTACCTCAAGGCTGTCGAACTGCTCCAGGGGCAGGACCCGGAACTCGGCCTGCATCACTGCATCGCGCTGGAGGACTCCGGACCGGGCGTGGCGGCCGCCGTCGCCTCCGGCGTGCTGACCGTCGCCATTCCGCACATCATGCCCCTGCCGCATGATCCGCGCCACGCCGTGTGGGACACCCTGGCGGGCCGGACCGTGTCCGACCTCGAAGAACTCGTGGCCCTGCGCCACGAGTTCCCGGACGCGACCTTCGGTCTGGAACGCGGCACGGCGAAGGTGCCCGTCCATGACTGA
- a CDS encoding PAC2 family protein: MNSFEVDPAETGDVPEPERLLQPVPEGRRITVMLAAFEGWNDAGEAASDALRYLNKLWGGKKVGSVDADEYYDFQFTRPTIRRTASGERKIKWPSTRIFKASVPGSNVDVIFVQGTEPSYKWRAYTAELLVHAEALHVDYVILVGALLADVPHSRPIPVSTSTDDPALRERMDLEASQYEGPVGIVGVLAEVSLLAGLPTVSLWAAVPHYVAQAPSPKAQLALLHRIEELLQVPLDTADLVEESDAWERGVDELATEDPEIAAYVRQLEEAKDTADLPEASGESIAREFERYLKRRGKDKP; encoded by the coding sequence ATGAATAGCTTCGAGGTAGACCCCGCGGAAACGGGCGACGTGCCCGAGCCGGAACGGCTGCTGCAGCCCGTCCCTGAGGGCCGGCGCATCACGGTGATGCTCGCGGCCTTCGAAGGCTGGAACGACGCCGGGGAGGCTGCGAGCGATGCCTTGCGCTACCTCAACAAGCTCTGGGGCGGCAAGAAGGTCGGTTCGGTCGATGCCGACGAGTATTACGACTTCCAGTTCACCCGGCCCACGATCCGCCGCACGGCTTCCGGGGAGCGGAAGATCAAGTGGCCCTCCACCCGCATTTTCAAGGCCAGTGTTCCCGGCTCCAACGTGGACGTCATTTTTGTCCAGGGCACGGAACCGTCCTACAAGTGGCGGGCGTACACCGCCGAACTGCTGGTCCATGCCGAGGCGCTCCATGTCGACTACGTGATCCTGGTCGGTGCCCTCCTCGCCGATGTGCCGCACAGCCGGCCGATTCCCGTGAGCACCTCCACGGACGACCCGGCGCTGCGGGAACGGATGGACCTCGAGGCCTCGCAGTACGAGGGCCCGGTGGGGATCGTCGGGGTCCTCGCGGAGGTGTCGCTGCTGGCCGGGCTGCCCACGGTCTCGCTCTGGGCCGCCGTGCCGCACTACGTGGCGCAGGCGCCCTCCCCCAAGGCCCAGCTCGCGCTGCTGCACCGCATCGAGGAGCTGCTGCAGGTTCCGCTCGATACCGCGGACCTCGTCGAGGAGTCGGACGCCTGGGAACGCGGCGTTGATGAGCTGGCCACCGAAGACCCGGAAATTGCGGCGTACGTGCGCCAGTTGGAGGAAGCGAAGGACACCGCCGACCTCCCGGAGGCCAGCGGCGAGTCGATCGCCCGGGAATTCGAGCGCTACCTCAAGCGCCGCGGCAAGGACAAGCCCTAG
- the mshC gene encoding cysteine--1-D-myo-inosityl 2-amino-2-deoxy-alpha-D-glucopyranoside ligase, which yields MKSWISRPVPQLPGSMAALRLFDTAKGSVVTLGAAGEQSMYVCGITPYDATHMGHAASYVAFDLLNRAWRDGRQQVSYVQNVTDVDDPLLERATATGVDWRDLAASQIKLFQTDMEALNVLAPDHYVGAVESIPVIVPAIERLVQRGLAYRVAGAAGEPDGDVYYDVEAASKHSAEATDAWTLGAVSGLSDAEMLELFAERGGDPGRAGKRQALDPLLWRVARQGEPSWPGGDLGEGRPGWHIECTVIAQKYLPAPFTVQGGGSDLIFPHHEMGAGHAYSLTGVPLAQHFAHAGMVGLDGEKMSKSKGNLVLVSKLRAAGEEPAAIRLAILAHHYRSDWSWTEAGFAEAKDRLRTWRAAAAAAPEGSAAALVSRLRAELSNDLNAPGAVAAMDDWAKSALEAGHAGSPSDAALVGDAVNALLGVEL from the coding sequence GTGAAGTCTTGGATCTCCCGCCCCGTTCCCCAGCTCCCCGGCAGCATGGCTGCCCTCCGCCTCTTCGACACCGCCAAGGGCAGCGTCGTCACCCTCGGGGCAGCGGGGGAACAGTCCATGTATGTCTGCGGAATCACCCCGTATGACGCCACCCACATGGGCCACGCGGCCAGCTACGTCGCGTTCGACCTGCTCAACCGCGCCTGGCGGGACGGCCGCCAGCAGGTCTCCTACGTGCAGAACGTCACCGACGTCGACGACCCCCTGCTGGAGCGCGCAACGGCGACCGGCGTGGACTGGCGTGACCTCGCCGCCAGCCAGATCAAGCTCTTCCAGACGGACATGGAAGCCCTCAACGTGCTGGCCCCGGACCACTACGTGGGCGCTGTCGAATCCATCCCCGTGATCGTGCCCGCCATCGAGCGGCTGGTGCAGCGCGGACTGGCGTACCGGGTGGCCGGCGCTGCCGGCGAGCCTGACGGGGACGTTTACTACGACGTCGAGGCCGCCAGCAAGCACTCCGCCGAGGCCACGGATGCCTGGACCCTCGGCGCCGTTTCGGGGTTGTCCGACGCCGAGATGCTGGAGCTCTTTGCCGAACGCGGCGGCGACCCCGGCCGGGCCGGCAAGCGCCAGGCCCTGGACCCGCTGCTCTGGCGGGTTGCCCGCCAGGGCGAACCGAGCTGGCCGGGCGGCGACCTCGGCGAGGGCCGGCCGGGATGGCACATCGAATGCACCGTCATCGCCCAGAAGTACCTGCCGGCCCCGTTCACCGTGCAGGGTGGCGGCTCGGACCTGATCTTCCCGCACCACGAAATGGGCGCCGGGCATGCCTACTCCTTGACCGGTGTTCCGCTGGCTCAACACTTCGCACACGCCGGCATGGTGGGACTGGACGGCGAGAAGATGAGCAAGTCCAAGGGAAACCTGGTCCTGGTGTCCAAGCTCCGCGCCGCCGGCGAGGAACCGGCCGCGATCCGGCTGGCCATCCTGGCCCACCACTACCGCAGTGACTGGTCCTGGACCGAGGCGGGGTTCGCCGAAGCCAAGGACAGGCTCCGCACCTGGCGGGCCGCCGCGGCGGCCGCGCCCGAGGGATCGGCCGCCGCGCTGGTGTCCCGCCTGCGGGCGGAGCTCTCCAACGACCTGAACGCCCCCGGAGCCGTCGCCGCCATGGATGACTGGGCAAAATCGGCCCTCGAGGCCGGCCACGCAGGATCCCCGTCGGATGCCGCACTGGTGGGAGACGCCGTCAACGCGCTGCTCGGCGTCGAACTCTAA
- a CDS encoding undecaprenyl-diphosphate phosphatase — MNWFEAAFLGLVQGLTEFLPISSSAHLRIVGSFLPNAADPGAAFTAITQLGTETAVIVYFWRDIVRIVKAWAGSLAGKVSRQDPDARMGWLVILGSLPIIVLGLLFQDQIESVLRSLWIVATMLIVFGMILAVADAVGRQERDLTQLTYKHGILFGLAQAMALIPGVSRSGGTITAGLLMGYTREAAARYSFLLAIPAVFGSGLYQLYKVVSKDGITGPYSLPETALATAVAFVVGYVIIGWFLKYVSTHTYRLFVWYRILLGLALYLLLGFNVISA, encoded by the coding sequence GTGAACTGGTTTGAAGCGGCCTTTCTGGGCCTTGTGCAGGGACTGACAGAATTCCTCCCGATTTCCTCAAGCGCCCATCTGCGGATCGTTGGATCCTTCCTTCCCAACGCCGCCGATCCCGGCGCCGCGTTTACGGCCATCACCCAGCTCGGCACGGAAACCGCGGTCATTGTCTATTTCTGGCGCGACATTGTGCGGATCGTCAAGGCCTGGGCCGGTTCCCTGGCCGGCAAAGTCTCCCGGCAGGACCCGGACGCCCGGATGGGCTGGCTGGTGATCCTGGGCAGCCTGCCGATCATCGTCCTGGGCCTGCTGTTCCAGGACCAGATCGAGTCGGTCCTCCGCAGCCTCTGGATCGTCGCCACGATGCTGATTGTCTTCGGCATGATCCTCGCCGTCGCCGACGCCGTCGGCCGCCAGGAACGCGACCTGACCCAGCTGACCTACAAACACGGCATCCTCTTCGGCCTGGCCCAGGCCATGGCCCTGATCCCCGGGGTCTCCCGCTCCGGCGGCACAATCACCGCCGGACTGCTGATGGGCTACACCCGCGAAGCGGCGGCCAGGTACTCCTTCCTGCTGGCCATCCCGGCCGTCTTCGGCAGCGGCCTCTACCAGCTCTACAAAGTCGTCTCCAAGGACGGCATCACCGGCCCCTACAGCCTCCCGGAAACAGCCCTCGCCACGGCTGTCGCCTTTGTGGTGGGCTATGTGATCATCGGCTGGTTCCTGAAGTACGTCTCCACCCACACCTATCGGCTCTTCGTCTGGTACCGGATTCTCCTGGGCCTGGCGCTGTACCTGCTGCTCGGTTTCAACGTCATCAGCGCCTAG
- a CDS encoding aldo/keto reductase, translating to MQQRYVGNSGLRVSALSLGTMSWARETDEQDASALLRTFADGGGTLIDTAASYGDGQAEAMLGGMLGDVVARSEVVISTKAGVSTSDGRRSVDTSRNGMLSGLDASLARLGTDYVDLWLAQAWDVNVPLEETLSALEFAVRSGRARYVGVSNFNGWQTAKAAAVAGFPLVANQSEYSLLRRSPEAELIPAIEDAGLGLMAWGPMGRGVLTGKYRGHIPADSRAAHARLAGYVEPYLEGSASSVVEAVAMAAKGLGRTALDVSLSWLLSQHGVATAVVGPRTPVQLKEILDSTLAPLPPQIAQALEDVSNPA from the coding sequence ATGCAGCAGCGTTATGTCGGCAACAGTGGGTTGCGCGTGTCCGCCCTTTCCCTCGGCACCATGTCCTGGGCCCGGGAAACCGATGAGCAGGACGCCTCGGCGCTGCTCCGCACCTTCGCGGACGGCGGCGGGACCCTGATCGACACGGCGGCGTCCTACGGCGACGGCCAGGCCGAGGCGATGCTGGGCGGCATGCTGGGCGACGTTGTTGCCCGCTCCGAAGTGGTCATCTCCACGAAAGCCGGGGTGTCGACGTCGGATGGCCGGCGCAGCGTCGACACTTCCCGGAACGGCATGCTCTCCGGCCTGGACGCGAGCCTGGCCCGGCTGGGTACCGACTACGTGGACCTGTGGCTCGCCCAGGCCTGGGACGTCAACGTCCCGCTGGAGGAAACCCTGTCCGCGCTCGAATTCGCCGTGCGCTCGGGCCGCGCGCGCTACGTAGGAGTCTCCAACTTCAACGGCTGGCAGACGGCAAAGGCTGCGGCGGTGGCGGGCTTCCCGCTGGTCGCGAACCAGTCGGAATACTCCTTGCTGCGGCGCTCCCCCGAGGCCGAACTCATTCCTGCCATCGAGGACGCCGGACTGGGACTGATGGCATGGGGCCCGATGGGTCGCGGGGTGTTGACCGGTAAGTACCGCGGGCACATTCCGGCGGATTCGCGGGCTGCCCATGCGCGGCTGGCCGGCTATGTGGAGCCGTATCTCGAGGGTTCCGCGTCCAGCGTGGTGGAGGCCGTAGCGATGGCGGCGAAGGGGCTGGGGCGGACAGCCCTGGACGTCTCACTGAGCTGGCTGCTGTCCCAGCACGGTGTTGCGACGGCGGTTGTGGGTCCCCGCACGCCCGTGCAGCTCAAGGAGATCCTGGATTCGACGCTGGCGCCGCTTCCGCCCCAGATCGCACAAGCCCTCGAGGACGTTTCCAATCCGGCCTAG
- a CDS encoding DUF5703 family protein — MKEHFLSSSVRRERDYVRQYEYLVLTVSPEDSLPEARRRLVEHSEYGKWELERSVLYLGGGRRFWLRRRVTQVQRTV, encoded by the coding sequence ATGAAAGAACATTTTCTCAGCAGCTCAGTCCGGCGGGAACGGGACTACGTGAGGCAGTACGAGTACCTCGTACTGACCGTCAGCCCTGAAGATTCCCTGCCCGAAGCGCGCCGCCGCCTGGTCGAGCATTCCGAGTACGGCAAGTGGGAACTCGAACGCAGTGTGCTGTATTTAGGCGGCGGCCGCCGCTTCTGGCTCCGCCGCCGGGTTACCCAGGTCCAGCGGACCGTTTAG
- a CDS encoding acyl-CoA dehydrogenase family protein, with translation MNPEDVLPDALLERIRGRAAGYDRDNAFFHEDLEELAAAGYLKIFVPASDGGLGLGLAAAAQLQRRLATAAPATALAINMHLVWTGVAHVLAARGDASLDFVLREAGQGEIFAFGNSEAGNDSVLFDSRTSAVPQPGGGYAFTGRKIFTSLSPAWTRLGIFGKDASAGDGAGQLVHGFIARDTPGYEILADWDTLGMRASQSNTTVLAGAVVPAERIFRKLPVGPNADPLIFAIFACFETLLAAVYTGIGERALTLGVEAVKRRTSFKNEGRSYAQDPDIRWKVADAAMAMDALYPQLSSVAADVDALADHGGQWFPKLVGLKVSATETARTVVDLAIRVSGGSSYFRGSELERLYRDVLAGMFHPSDDESAHNTVANAWLGPLDTP, from the coding sequence TTGAACCCTGAAGACGTCCTGCCCGACGCCCTGCTGGAACGGATCCGCGGCCGCGCCGCCGGCTACGACCGGGACAACGCCTTTTTCCACGAGGACCTGGAGGAGCTGGCGGCGGCCGGCTACCTGAAGATTTTCGTACCGGCCTCCGACGGCGGACTGGGACTCGGGCTCGCGGCGGCGGCGCAGCTGCAGCGGCGGCTAGCGACGGCGGCGCCCGCCACCGCACTGGCCATCAACATGCATCTGGTGTGGACCGGCGTCGCGCACGTCCTGGCCGCCCGTGGCGACGCCTCGCTCGACTTTGTCCTCCGGGAGGCCGGGCAGGGGGAGATCTTCGCGTTCGGAAACTCGGAGGCGGGGAACGACTCGGTGCTGTTCGATTCCCGCACCTCCGCCGTCCCGCAGCCCGGTGGTGGCTACGCCTTCACCGGCCGCAAGATCTTCACGAGTCTCTCGCCGGCCTGGACCCGGCTGGGGATCTTCGGCAAGGATGCCTCGGCCGGGGACGGCGCCGGGCAATTGGTCCACGGCTTCATCGCCAGGGACACCCCCGGTTACGAAATCCTGGCCGACTGGGACACCCTGGGCATGCGGGCCAGCCAGTCGAACACCACGGTGCTGGCTGGCGCGGTGGTGCCGGCGGAGCGCATCTTCCGGAAACTGCCGGTGGGCCCGAACGCGGACCCGCTGATCTTCGCCATCTTCGCCTGCTTCGAGACACTGCTCGCGGCCGTCTACACGGGCATCGGCGAGCGGGCCCTCACCCTGGGGGTCGAGGCCGTGAAGCGGCGGACATCGTTCAAGAACGAAGGGCGCAGCTACGCCCAGGATCCTGACATCCGCTGGAAGGTCGCCGACGCGGCGATGGCGATGGACGCGCTGTACCCCCAGCTGTCCAGCGTGGCCGCGGACGTCGACGCGCTGGCCGATCATGGCGGCCAGTGGTTCCCGAAGCTGGTGGGACTGAAAGTCAGTGCGACGGAGACAGCACGCACCGTTGTGGACCTGGCCATCAGGGTCTCCGGGGGATCGAGTTACTTCCGCGGATCCGAACTGGAACGGCTGTACCGTGACGTGCTGGCGGGAATGTTCCACCCCTCGGACGACGAATCGGCACACAACACCGTGGCGAACGCGTGGCTGGGACCGCTGGATACGCCCTAG